The nucleotide sequence aaatacactagtgttcattTTAGAACCCCAccttatacacacacacacacatatatatatatatatatatatatatatatatatatatatatattagatgtaTGCATATGTAAACACACATTTGTTAAACTAAACTATAAAATGTAGAAAGTGATAAGTTGGGTTAAAGAAAAAAATTAGTTTAATGTTATTATGTATTAACTGATAATTCGTGTCGTGCTTTCTTCTTTGTAAAAAGTTGTAGTTCACTAAAGTTGAAAGAAACAAACGAAAGTGTCAAAAACCTAAGAATTGGTAGTTTAGTAAAGTTGAAGGGAAGAAACTAAAGTGTCAAAAACTTAAAATACACAAAACATGACTGGCGCAAACTAGTGACATGACTGGCGCAAACTAGTGATGTTGTTTGATATATATAGATGTATGCATATGTAAACACAAATTTGCTAAAGTAAACTATAAAATGTAAAAAGTGATAAGTTGGGTTAAAGAAAAAATAACTTTATTGTTATTACGTATTTCAAATTAACTGATAATTCATGTGGTGCTTTCTTCTTTGTAAAAAGTTATAGTTCACTAAAGTTGAAAGAAACAAACGAAAGTGTCAAAAACCTAAGAATTGGTAGTTCAGTAAAGTTGAAGAAGAAACTAAAGTGTCAAAatcctaaaataaacaaaacatgaCTGGCGCAACCTAGTGATGTGGTTTGATATATATTAGATGTATGCATATGTAAACACACATTTGTTAAACTTAACTATAAAATGTAAAAAGTGATAAGTTGGGTTAAAGAAAAAATTACTTTAATGTTGTTACGTATTTCAAATTGACTGATAATTTGTGTGGTGTTTTCTTCTTTGTAAAAAGTTGTAGTTCACTAAAGTTGAAACAAACAAATGAAAGTGTCAAAAACCTAAGAATTGGTAGTTCAGTAAAGATGAAGGGAAGAAACTAAAGTGTCAAAAACCTAAACACAAAACATGGCTTGCACAATCTAGTGATGTTTTTTGATATATATTAGATGTATGCATATGTAAACACACATTTGTTAAACTAAACTATAAAATGTAAAAAGTGATAAGTTGggttaaaaaaaattactttATGATTATTACGTATTTCAAATTAACTAATAATTCGTGTGGTGCTTTCTTCTTTATAAAAAGTTGTAGTTCACTAAAGTTGAAAGAAACAAACGAAAGTGTCAAAAACCTAAGAATTGGTAGTTCAGTAAAGTTGAAAGGAAGAAACTAAAGTGTCAAAAACCTAAAATACACAAAACATGACTGGTTCAAACTAGTGATGTTGTTTGATATTTATAATAATGAGAGAATTATTATAAAATGTTTGTAACTGGATTTTTGATCCGTCTGCGTTGCGGTGGTCTTGAAACTTAAAGTAACTCAAATATATACCGTTAAATGTTTGAACGACTTATTTCCGAACAAAGTTTACGTCAAAACTTAAATCAACTGAAAACGCACATATAAATAAGCACAAaaacgtaatatatttaatctaaCTTATTACGGATAAAAAATTACGTTAAAACGTAAACTAACTTggatttataccaaaacgtacctAAAGATAAGCACAtaagaaaatagtgttttttttagTTAAAGAACGGTGTCGCGGGTTGCGACGGCTtcaaaacgtaaagtaactcAAATTTATATCTCTTACTGTAAACGTAAAAAAATATGTCATAACGTAGACCAACCAAAATCGCACATAAAAATATGAACGTGAGCTTATTATACTTAACCCACGTACATAAATATAAGCATGTAAAACTCAAAAGTGTTAAAATAACATTTTACAAAGTTATTAAAAAGTTGAAGAGTAAAAGTGCCAATAGTAAAATTAAAAGATACAAAAAGACAAACACAAACACgaagaaaaaaacaaacaaaaagaaaagaaaaataaataattaaaaccGTCAAATTGACATTGGAATAGGCACGTAAGCATATTATACTTAACCCAGGTACATAAATATAATCACGTAAAACTCGAGaatattaaaacaatattttacAAAGTTATTAAAATTAAGAGatacaaaaagaaaaacacaaacacaaagaaaaaacaaataaaaaaagaaaaaagaaagagTAAATTGCAATTTTAGACCCTAAGGTTTGAtacaaattgtcattttagtccaaatagtttttttctccttTGGGTCCCCGACTTTcccattttgttgtcattttgatcacattgcctaactaagtctaaaaatctggttataaccagtgttatttttggcataactgttgtgtagtAATAACTAAGTGTAGTTTACAAACATAATTTACAAACCTCATGATGATTTAATGTCAAAAATACTATTGATTATAACCTGGTTTCAGACTAAGTTAAACAATGTGATCAAAGTGGCAAAAGAAGTACGCCAGGGACCCCGAGGAGAAAAAAATTATTTGGATTAAAATGACAATTTAGATATAAACTCTGCGACTAAAATCGcaatttactaaaaaaaaaaaaccaaataaaaCTTTCACGTTGACATTGGCTAGAGTGAAAAGAGGTTTCAAAATtgttatatatgttatatatattGCATATATGCAGCCGTATCGGAAATGTTTTTCCCGGAGAACActgttttcctttttttttttctttcaatcaCAATTTGCTCCAACTATTCTTCTCTTAACAATCATGGGAGTCAAATCGAGATTTTCACttaacattaaaaaaaatcaagGTGGGCAGCCATTAAAAGTGTAGGCCCGCCCCTGGATGACACTGATGTCCATATTAAGCATAGACTAtaaagaaacaaaagtgaagaaTACCCATTAAAAGTGTTCTTCAACTCCATTCCAGCCAGGCCTGCTGCTTCATTTAGAGCATACCTCCATCTTTTAACATCCTCTTCCTTTTCCTGTTTGGCAAGGTGCAAACTTTCTTAATGTTAACAAATCAGGAAACTTCTTCTATACTTTAAAACATATCTCGTTTCAGTGAACAACTACAAACGCAATGATAAATATGTTACCTGGTCTACATCTTCCGACATCTTCTTCCTTGCGAACAACTCAAAGAAGGAGAACATCCAGCTACTATTTTCATGCTTGGCAACAAGTTTTGCAAAGGCTTCCCCAAATGCCCCACTTTGGTGGCGCACTTCAGTGGGTTCTACATCATAGAAGACGGGGTAAGCAGTGTGCTCCTTCATCTTCTGGCACTCTATGATCTTTACGAGCTCGTCCAAGCACCATGATGAAGATGCGTAGTTTTTGGAGAATACAATTATGTGAAATCTCGAATCTTGTATGGATCTGTTGAGCTGCTCACCGATCCTTTCCCCTTTCTCAATTTTTTCATCGTCTTTGTAAGTGATAATGCCTTTACTGACAAGAGCAACATAGAGATGATCAACAAAGGTCTTACGGGTGTCTTCACCCCGGAAACTCAAAAAGACATCGTACTTGAAGTTCTTTTGAACAGATAAAGCTGAAGTAGAAGCCATATCTTTGTTAGTTTAGAGCAAATGTGCATGAACTGATAAGATAAGAGATTAATAAATAAAGACAATTGTTTCGAAAACCTTTATAATGGGCTGGAAAAAATAAAATATTCCTATTTGACTTAAAGATAAAGACTTGTACCAAAACCCTTCTTCAAAATTATTGATTACGCGCTTTCACCGTTGACTATAATTATTTTACTGCAAATGAATCAAATACAAAATAGAGTGCTAACGGCTAAGACGTGGTGGGCAGAATATATATAGGAGATAAGTGGGCTTAAAAAATAGAGTGCTAACTGCTAAGAGCATACTCAAGAAGTGACATTTTTTCTCATTTTGGAGGGTGTTTAGTTGGCACATACCTAACCAAACATCTTCTTTCTCTCACTTGCCCCTCTCATAAACACAtttcttctctctctcctctctacaCTCACATAACTCACACCCATCTATTTTTTCTAATTTTGTACACAAACATCGTCACACCCTCTCTCCTCTACATCACTTTCTCTCTCCCAAAAAACACCAACATATTCCCTTATTGTGGATGGGGGCACCCTCGGCGACTCCCTTCGAGGACTGACGTTGCCGAGCGGTGATGGTGCCGCCAACCAAGAGGGGAGGGAAATCGGGGAGGGGGTTGGGGGAGAAGTCACCGAAGAAGGAATGAGAGAGAAGGTGGGCCCATAGCTTGTAACAACcaatgaaaactttttttttttttgaataaaaaaacaattccccTAAGAGGGGTGCACCCCGTATGTTTTTGGACAAGAGGGAAGTTATAGAAGGGAATTAAAATGGCAACGTATAATTGGGTCACAAAAAGTTTTCCCTCACCTCATTAGGGGTGCCCCTTCACCCTAAGACCTGGTTGGCAGAATATATAAGAGAGTTGACTCTGTATTTAATTGCCAAAAGAGGGGTTGTCTTTTACCTTAACTCAATCTGAGAGAGTAGATAGAAGCTGGTCAAGAGGCGCCTTCGATGTGGTTGTCTTAAAATTAGGGTATAAGGGTataagggtataaggagtggttaaacactttaaagtggcaaaccaaaaaaccgaccaatcagagcgcgccatgtcaattaggcaaaagtgtttaaactttgctgaaaagtgtttgcaatggtttaaacacttgctgaagtggtaaacttttattattatttttttttgcaatattttatataatataaataaatttaggatatatACATTGCCCTATATATTAATAAGTGAAGGCACTGAACAGTAACAAAGGGCAATTTAgggttttaataccaaacttacTGCTTTCCATCTTCTCATCCTTTTCTTTTGCTCTATGAACATAGAttagggtttagagaga is from Helianthus annuus cultivar XRQ/B chromosome 9, HanXRQr2.0-SUNRISE, whole genome shotgun sequence and encodes:
- the LOC118481654 gene encoding TMV resistance protein N-like; translated protein: MASTSALSVQKNFKYDVFLSFRGEDTRKTFVDHLYVALVSKGIITYKDDEKIEKGERIGEQLNRSIQDSRFHIIVFSKNYASSSWCLDELVKIIECQKMKEHTAYPVFYDVEPTEVRHQSGAFGEAFAKLVAKHENSSWMFSFFELFARKKMSEDVDQEKEEDVKRWRYALNEAAGLAGMELKNTFNGYSSLLFLYSLCLIWTSVSSRGGPTLLMAAHLDFF